In the Engystomops pustulosus chromosome 2, aEngPut4.maternal, whole genome shotgun sequence genome, one interval contains:
- the TMBIM6 gene encoding bax inhibitor 1: MDFLDRNINFDALLKFSHISYSTQQHLKRVYSAFALCMLVAAAGAYANVVLGFLQGNFLVFAGTLGTMLWLMFTPHSSENEKKRLGILAAFAFFSGCGLGPILNLCIAVNPSIIPTAFLGTSVIFICFTLSALYSRSRSFLFLGGILMSALSLLTISSLVNIFIGSVFLFKMHMYVGLLVMCGFVLFDTQLIIDKAERGDKDYVWHCVDLFLDFITIFRKLMIILAMNEKDKKKERK; encoded by the exons TTCTTATTCCACACAGCAGCACTTGAAGCGAGTGTATAGCGCCTTTGCCCTCTGTATGCTGGTGGCTGCTGCTGGTGCTTATGCAAATGTGGTGCTCGGATTCCTGCAG GGCAACTTCCTAGTCTTTGCGGGCACCCTGGGCACCATGTTATGGCTAATGTTTACTCCTCACAGCTCCGAAAATGAGAAGAAACGCCTGGGAATTCTGGCTGCTTTCGCCTTTTTCTCTG GTTGTGGCTTGGGTCCCATCTTAAACCTATGTATTGCAGTAAACCCCAG CATCATTCCTACTGCTTTCCTGGGAACATCTGTGATCTTCATCTGCTTTACTCTCAGTGCCCTCTACTCAAGAAGTCGCAGCTTTCTTTTCTTGGGAG GTATTCTGATGTCCGCTCTGAGCCTTCTTACCATCTCCTCCTTGGTGAATATCTTCATTGGATCAGTTTTCCTCTTCAAA ATGCACATGTACGTCGGTCTTCTGGTCATGTGCGGATTTGTTCTGTTTGACACCCAACTCATTATCGATAAAGCCGAGAGGGGAGACAAAGATTATGTATG GCACTGCGTAGACCTGTTTCTTGATTTCATAACCATCTTCAGGAAACTCATGATAATTTTGGCTATGAATGAGAAG Gataagaagaaagaaagaaaataa